In a genomic window of Demequina muriae:
- a CDS encoding DEAD/DEAH box helicase, whose product MARAGQRRSGRARADSGGQRRRTPRAQEQGLIPVLAGIAREVDGTVKRPPARSPARNKFQVVALLVQEERARLMADATLSSAKRSQELRRLDGVATQLARIAARDTSLLQLLAEDAQLSESAREYKATVMRAAGLEPPEEPEPVAPEPVVEKKVVPQSVISRQMANPFLAPEFAKASERSTPRSQRLVGWELLEPLFRAFEKSSPGTPACMPLPEPGPARVFHGDTLMPHQAQVVAAAARGHRTFLLADEPGLGKTAQALLAAQAADAYPLLVVVPNVVKANWAHEVGLWTPQRRATVVHGDGERVDGFADVVIVNYELLDRHIGWLGDLGFRGMVVDEAHFIKNKGSRRSQHVLAIADEIRARAPRALMMALTGTPLINDIEDFRAIWQFLGWIDDDKPLRTLMEALEETGLTPVDRGFDIAARSAVINMGIVRRRKVDVVADLPARRVADLPVELDGAAGRSIRAAEAALARRLVARYHAAMAARPDHDVAAGLDLDLARRVAAGELKDSGQKVGGENVFTMVRKIGQAKAGPAADYAAQLARNVGKVVFFAKHIDVLDQAEQIFAERGIRFASIRGDQTSATREKHVAAFTHDPDVSIAVCSLITAGVGLNLQVASNLVLAELSWTDAEQTQAIDRIHRIGQAEPVTAWRVIAAQTIDSTIAQLIDSKAGLAARALDGAAEEDGSASKDVQVDALVGLLADALAADGVIPDATAHDFGR is encoded by the coding sequence GTGGCAAGAGCAGGCCAGCGCCGATCCGGTCGAGCGCGCGCGGATTCGGGAGGTCAGCGACGGCGCACGCCCCGCGCCCAGGAGCAGGGCCTGATCCCGGTGCTGGCGGGTATCGCCCGCGAGGTGGACGGCACGGTCAAGCGCCCCCCGGCGCGGTCACCGGCCCGCAACAAGTTCCAGGTCGTCGCACTTCTCGTCCAGGAGGAGCGGGCCCGGCTGATGGCCGATGCCACATTGAGCTCGGCCAAGAGGTCGCAGGAGTTGCGCCGGCTCGACGGCGTGGCCACTCAACTCGCCAGGATCGCAGCCCGCGACACGTCGCTCCTTCAACTGCTGGCCGAGGACGCTCAGCTGTCCGAATCGGCCCGCGAATACAAGGCGACGGTCATGCGCGCCGCAGGTCTCGAGCCGCCGGAGGAGCCTGAGCCCGTCGCTCCGGAGCCCGTCGTCGAGAAGAAGGTCGTCCCGCAGTCGGTGATCTCACGGCAGATGGCGAATCCCTTCCTGGCTCCGGAGTTCGCGAAGGCGAGCGAGCGGAGCACCCCACGATCCCAGCGCCTGGTGGGATGGGAACTGCTCGAGCCGCTGTTCCGGGCCTTCGAGAAGAGCTCTCCGGGCACGCCTGCGTGCATGCCGTTGCCCGAGCCGGGGCCTGCGCGAGTCTTCCACGGCGACACCCTGATGCCGCACCAGGCCCAGGTCGTCGCGGCTGCGGCGCGCGGACATCGGACCTTCCTGCTCGCTGACGAGCCTGGTCTGGGCAAGACTGCGCAGGCATTGCTCGCCGCGCAGGCGGCCGATGCCTATCCCTTGCTGGTCGTGGTGCCCAACGTCGTCAAGGCGAACTGGGCGCACGAGGTGGGCCTGTGGACCCCGCAGCGTCGGGCGACGGTCGTGCATGGCGATGGTGAGCGTGTGGACGGGTTCGCGGACGTCGTGATCGTGAACTACGAGCTCTTGGATCGGCACATCGGCTGGCTCGGGGACCTGGGTTTCCGCGGCATGGTCGTCGACGAGGCGCACTTCATCAAGAACAAGGGCTCCAGACGCTCGCAGCACGTGCTGGCGATCGCCGACGAGATTCGTGCCCGCGCCCCGCGTGCCTTGATGATGGCGTTGACCGGCACGCCGCTCATCAACGACATCGAAGATTTTCGCGCGATCTGGCAGTTCCTCGGCTGGATCGACGACGACAAGCCGCTGCGAACCCTGATGGAGGCCCTCGAAGAGACCGGGCTCACGCCGGTGGACCGGGGCTTTGACATCGCCGCGCGGTCCGCGGTCATCAACATGGGCATCGTGCGTCGCCGCAAGGTCGACGTGGTGGCAGATCTGCCCGCCCGCCGCGTGGCGGACCTGCCGGTCGAACTCGACGGGGCGGCGGGGCGCTCGATCCGCGCGGCGGAGGCCGCGCTCGCGCGCCGACTGGTCGCTCGCTACCACGCCGCCATGGCTGCGCGCCCGGACCACGACGTCGCCGCAGGCCTGGACCTCGACCTCGCGCGTCGGGTGGCTGCGGGAGAGCTCAAGGACTCAGGGCAGAAGGTGGGGGGCGAGAACGTCTTCACCATGGTCCGGAAGATCGGCCAGGCCAAGGCCGGCCCGGCCGCGGACTACGCCGCGCAGCTGGCGCGCAACGTCGGCAAGGTGGTGTTCTTCGCCAAGCACATCGACGTGCTGGATCAGGCGGAGCAGATCTTCGCGGAGCGAGGCATTCGCTTCGCCTCGATCCGCGGCGATCAGACGAGCGCGACACGGGAGAAGCACGTCGCCGCGTTCACCCACGACCCGGATGTCTCCATCGCGGTGTGCTCCTTGATCACGGCCGGCGTGGGGCTGAACCTGCAGGTCGCCTCCAACCTCGTGCTCGCGGAGCTGTCCTGGACTGACGCCGAGCAGACTCAGGCCATCGACCGGATCCACCGCATCGGCCAGGCCGAGCCGGTCACGGCGTGGCGGGTGATCGCCGCGCAGACCATCGACTCGACGATCGCTCAGCTGATCGACAGCAAGGCGGGACTGGCTGCCCGTGCACTGGACGGGGCGGCCGAGGAGGATGGGTCGGCGTCGAAGGATGTTCAAGTGGACGCCCTGGTCGGCCTGCTTGCCGACGCGCTCGCCGCCGACGGCGTGATCCCGGACGCCACGGCCCACGACTTCGGACGCTGA
- a CDS encoding diguanylate cyclase domain-containing protein, with translation MTVPGAHANADHAPDLERRLEEVVGVIQELAALRFDARATVGTAGDIVDAVAAGVNSLGEELEASYQEIERRVADRTAELAIATRELSRRALHDDLTGLANRAAFWDRLSQRLHAADRRATSFAILFLDLDDFKAVNDTLGHAAGDQLLIDAARRLRGELRAGDTAARVGGDEFVVLLDEVASPEAALATARRIGDTLRLPYDFGGHRYATSSSIGVAVHSDRPTTPDAIVAAADAAMYDAKRSGRGVCVLSSGDR, from the coding sequence GTGACGGTGCCCGGCGCGCACGCGAACGCAGACCACGCTCCGGACCTGGAGCGCCGGCTCGAAGAGGTGGTGGGCGTCATCCAGGAACTTGCCGCGCTCCGCTTCGACGCGCGCGCCACCGTGGGCACCGCCGGCGACATCGTCGACGCCGTGGCGGCCGGGGTGAACTCTCTCGGCGAGGAGCTCGAGGCGTCCTATCAAGAGATCGAGCGTCGCGTCGCCGACCGCACCGCCGAGCTCGCGATCGCCACCCGGGAGCTGAGCCGGCGTGCGCTGCATGACGACCTCACCGGACTCGCGAACCGTGCGGCATTCTGGGACCGGCTGTCCCAGCGACTGCACGCGGCGGACAGGCGCGCGACCAGCTTCGCGATCCTCTTTCTCGACCTCGACGACTTCAAGGCCGTGAACGACACGCTCGGCCACGCCGCCGGCGACCAGCTGCTGATCGATGCTGCGCGCCGCCTCCGCGGCGAGCTCAGAGCAGGCGACACCGCCGCGCGCGTGGGCGGAGACGAGTTCGTCGTCCTGCTGGACGAGGTCGCTTCCCCTGAGGCTGCGCTCGCGACGGCCCGCCGCATCGGCGACACGCTCCGGCTCCCGTACGACTTCGGGGGCCACCGATACGCCACCTCAAGCAGCATCGGAGTGGCAGTGCACTCTGACCGGCCGACGACCCCCGACGCGATCGTGGCTGCGGCGGACGCCGCGATGTACGACGCGAAGCGCAGTGGTCGGGGGGTGTGCGTGCTCTCCAGCGGCGACCGCTAG
- a CDS encoding DUF7793 family protein codes for MSAPGPEITHEKFRIWLRPDGLVEIAWVPHVPSGLADAVASIDAMTELTGGKPAPLLVDTTHAGPQDREARMEYIRRQGIVTAVALIVGNPLSRMMATFFINVSRPEVPVRLFEDEARAVAWLKEHLV; via the coding sequence GTGAGCGCCCCCGGCCCTGAGATCACTCACGAGAAGTTCCGGATCTGGCTGCGCCCCGATGGGCTGGTGGAGATCGCCTGGGTTCCTCATGTTCCGTCGGGTCTCGCGGACGCTGTCGCATCCATCGACGCGATGACCGAGCTCACGGGAGGGAAGCCCGCTCCGCTCCTGGTGGACACCACACACGCGGGGCCGCAGGACCGTGAGGCGCGGATGGAGTACATCCGTCGGCAGGGGATCGTGACGGCGGTCGCCTTGATCGTCGGCAACCCGCTGAGCCGGATGATGGCGACCTTCTTCATCAACGTGAGCAGGCCCGAGGTGCCGGTAAGGCTGTTCGAGGACGAGGCCCGTGCTGTCGCCTGGCTCAAGGAACACCTGGTGTGA
- a CDS encoding lycopene cyclase family protein has translation MDDTGAHPLDTRPADTHPVPTSAASAPAPRGTFDAVIAGAGAAGLSLACHLANAGWGDRVLLVDDGSHPLEHRSWAWWSTGAELLAPFASSAVEHLWLAGEGWRRRVALEPYAYRRITGPQLSAATDRLIGGRQGYRRVVGSVRSASRDGTGCRVEIELTEPDGNRTVEVTARWVFDSVGLGAQAQSRSPEAYLDFYGLHVECETDAFDPGTATLMDFRTDQSAGAAFVYVLPTSARRALVERTVFAFSDTYDRDAEITRHEDRVREYVRAHVNTLDYRVTGREIGTIALPRGPAATPAGPVIPIGARAGMVKASTGYGFERIQRHSAAIAGCLDRGVSPGSAARDHRWSRALDHALLRVIRHDPTTAVEIFAALLTRNSGPRILAFLDEDASLIAQLRLFATLPLAPFARAHAHLLSGGRPRGAPAHRI, from the coding sequence ATGGACGACACAGGTGCGCACCCGCTGGATACTCGCCCTGCGGACACGCACCCCGTCCCCACCTCAGCAGCTTCCGCTCCGGCGCCTCGGGGAACGTTCGACGCCGTGATCGCGGGGGCCGGCGCCGCGGGCCTCTCGCTCGCGTGTCACCTTGCCAACGCGGGGTGGGGCGACCGGGTCCTGCTCGTCGACGACGGATCTCATCCCTTGGAGCATCGCTCGTGGGCATGGTGGAGCACCGGAGCGGAACTGCTCGCACCCTTCGCGTCGTCTGCTGTGGAGCATCTGTGGCTGGCTGGTGAGGGGTGGCGGCGGCGGGTGGCGCTCGAGCCCTATGCCTACCGCCGCATCACCGGACCTCAACTCTCCGCTGCGACCGACCGACTCATCGGCGGACGTCAGGGGTACCGCCGCGTGGTGGGGTCCGTGCGGTCGGCCTCCCGAGACGGGACCGGCTGCCGCGTCGAGATCGAGCTGACGGAACCCGACGGCAACCGTACGGTCGAGGTGACTGCCCGCTGGGTCTTCGACAGTGTGGGGCTGGGAGCTCAGGCGCAGTCACGCTCGCCGGAGGCCTATCTGGACTTCTACGGATTGCACGTCGAGTGCGAGACGGATGCATTCGACCCGGGCACGGCCACGCTCATGGACTTCCGCACCGACCAATCTGCCGGGGCGGCGTTCGTGTACGTGCTGCCCACCTCGGCCCGCCGTGCGCTGGTGGAGCGGACGGTCTTCGCGTTCTCCGACACCTATGACCGCGACGCCGAGATCACCCGCCACGAGGACCGTGTCCGTGAGTACGTGCGTGCGCACGTGAACACGCTTGACTATCGGGTCACCGGGCGGGAGATCGGCACCATCGCGCTCCCGCGCGGCCCGGCCGCGACGCCCGCAGGGCCGGTGATCCCCATCGGGGCGAGGGCGGGCATGGTGAAGGCGAGCACGGGGTACGGCTTCGAGAGGATTCAGCGTCACAGCGCCGCCATCGCTGGGTGTCTGGATCGGGGCGTGAGCCCGGGCAGCGCCGCGAGAGACCACCGATGGAGCCGCGCCCTGGACCACGCGCTGCTCCGCGTCATCCGCCACGACCCGACCACCGCTGTCGAGATCTTCGCGGCGCTGCTGACGCGCAACTCGGGGCCTCGCATCCTTGCCTTCCTCGACGAGGACGCCTCGCTGATCGCCCAGCTCCGGCTGTTCGCCACTCTTCCGTTGGCCCCCTTCGCCCGCGCTCACGCGCACCTGCTGAGCGGTGGCCGCCCGCGAGGTGCGCCAGCGCACCGCATTTGA
- a CDS encoding aldo/keto reductase yields MRTSFVPRLGREISLIGQGCWQLGADWSHVADDTAQDILRAAADAGVTFFDTADVYGDGRSERALRDFVADRGAEGITIATKMGRRADPHEASQYTLDNYRRWTDRSRENLGVDTLDLVQLHCPPSEVFANPQTYDDLRTLQQEGRIAHYGVSVETCDEALDALRDPDIATVQIILNVFRRKPLEHVLGTARENGVGIIARVPLASGLLTGKYDEHTTFGEKDHRHFNRDGAAFDVGETFAGVPYEVGVEAAREVAALTPEGWTTAQFALAWIGAVGASTIIPGASRPEQAQANAAAADMPPFDEETLAALAHVYNERIREHVHAKW; encoded by the coding sequence ATGCGCACTTCATTCGTACCGCGGCTCGGCCGCGAGATCTCGCTCATCGGACAGGGCTGCTGGCAGCTCGGCGCGGACTGGTCGCACGTGGCCGACGACACGGCGCAGGACATCCTGCGTGCGGCGGCCGATGCGGGCGTCACCTTCTTCGACACCGCGGACGTCTACGGGGACGGGCGCTCGGAACGAGCGCTGCGCGACTTTGTGGCCGACCGCGGGGCAGAGGGCATCACCATTGCCACCAAGATGGGTCGGCGCGCCGATCCCCACGAGGCGTCGCAGTACACCCTCGACAACTACCGACGCTGGACTGACCGTTCGCGCGAGAATCTGGGCGTCGACACACTGGACCTGGTGCAGTTGCACTGCCCTCCGTCTGAGGTGTTCGCGAACCCGCAGACCTACGACGACCTCCGCACGCTCCAGCAGGAGGGTCGTATCGCGCACTACGGCGTCTCTGTCGAGACGTGCGACGAGGCGCTCGACGCACTGCGGGACCCCGACATCGCGACCGTCCAGATCATCCTCAACGTGTTCCGACGCAAGCCGCTCGAGCACGTCCTGGGCACCGCCCGCGAGAACGGCGTGGGCATCATCGCTCGCGTCCCGCTGGCCTCCGGATTGCTGACCGGCAAGTACGACGAGCACACGACGTTCGGTGAGAAGGACCACCGCCACTTCAACCGCGACGGCGCCGCCTTCGATGTAGGCGAGACCTTCGCGGGCGTGCCGTACGAGGTTGGAGTCGAGGCTGCACGCGAGGTGGCCGCGCTGACCCCTGAAGGCTGGACCACGGCGCAGTTCGCGCTGGCGTGGATCGGCGCTGTAGGCGCCTCCACCATCATCCCCGGTGCGTCGCGGCCAGAGCAGGCGCAGGCGAACGCTGCGGCCGCAGACATGCCTCCCTTCGACGAGGAGACCCTCGCCGCTCTCGCACACGTCTACAACGAGCGGATTCGCGAGCACGTCCACGCCAAGTGGTGA
- a CDS encoding C40 family peptidase, with protein MAAAAGAALVVVPLTGAAAAALVAQDMTVDSVTPDTLAIETQAEAASADLAAVSGTVTASDDAEFELHTPEIDVEADPEPVVVAPAPAANTSSSSSSGARPVAQSTNVKAAISGSAIIAEAAKHVGDPYVSGGSAPGGFDCSGFTSYVYGQFGISLPRSSGAYYNVGTRVSSPQAGDIIVSPGHVGIYAGPNLQIDAPTHGKTIQFRGIWQNNPTYVRVTG; from the coding sequence GTGGCTGCAGCAGCAGGCGCCGCACTTGTGGTGGTTCCCCTGACGGGTGCCGCAGCGGCCGCTCTGGTCGCCCAGGACATGACGGTCGACTCCGTCACCCCCGACACTCTCGCGATCGAGACTCAGGCAGAGGCCGCGTCCGCGGACCTTGCCGCAGTCTCGGGAACTGTCACCGCGTCTGACGACGCCGAATTCGAGCTTCACACGCCCGAGATCGACGTCGAGGCGGACCCCGAGCCCGTCGTCGTGGCCCCCGCTCCGGCGGCGAACACGTCCAGCTCGTCGAGCTCCGGCGCACGGCCCGTCGCCCAGTCCACCAACGTCAAGGCCGCGATCTCCGGCTCGGCGATCATCGCTGAAGCCGCGAAGCACGTGGGCGACCCCTACGTCTCCGGTGGATCCGCTCCGGGCGGCTTCGACTGCTCGGGCTTCACGTCCTACGTGTATGGGCAGTTCGGCATCTCGCTTCCGCGGTCGTCGGGCGCCTACTACAACGTGGGCACCCGCGTGTCGTCGCCGCAGGCCGGCGACATCATCGTGTCTCCTGGCCACGTCGGCATCTACGCCGGCCCGAACCTGCAGATCGACGCGCCGACCCACGGCAAGACGATCCAGTTCCGTGGCATCTGGCAGAACAACCCCACGTACGTGCGCGTCACGGGCTAG
- a CDS encoding iron dependent repressor, metal binding and dimerization domain protein, translated as MSDLIDTTEMYLRTIYELIEDGVTPMRARIAEQLGHSGPTVSQTIARMERDGLVVVSSDRRLELTDVGLQTAVRVMRKHRLAERLLIDVIGLELPYVHEEACRWEHVMSDRVERRLLELLDTPRFSPYGNPIPALGELGVMDDPDGPPAAEISLDSAAESGIFELTVTRIGENPQAADGFLVEAIRAGLVPGATVRIILEDDAVLVTTLTGSVAVSREAARHLFGHPRLGESSRIGNMDV; from the coding sequence TTGAGCGACCTGATCGACACCACCGAGATGTATCTGAGGACCATCTACGAGCTCATCGAGGATGGTGTGACGCCGATGCGCGCACGCATCGCGGAGCAGCTCGGGCACTCGGGGCCGACGGTGTCGCAGACCATCGCGCGGATGGAGAGGGACGGACTCGTGGTCGTCTCGTCGGACCGCCGCCTCGAGCTCACCGATGTGGGGCTGCAGACGGCCGTGCGGGTGATGCGCAAGCACCGCCTCGCCGAGCGCCTGCTCATCGACGTCATCGGGCTCGAGCTGCCGTACGTCCACGAGGAGGCCTGCCGGTGGGAGCACGTGATGAGCGACCGGGTGGAGCGCCGGCTGCTCGAGCTGCTGGACACCCCGAGGTTCTCGCCGTACGGCAACCCCATCCCTGCACTGGGCGAGTTGGGGGTCATGGATGACCCTGATGGGCCTCCAGCGGCCGAAATCTCGCTCGATTCGGCCGCAGAATCGGGAATTTTCGAACTGACTGTGACGCGCATCGGCGAGAACCCGCAGGCTGCTGACGGGTTCCTCGTCGAAGCGATCAGAGCTGGACTGGTACCAGGGGCGACGGTGCGAATCATCCTTGAGGATGATGCGGTGCTGGTGACCACCCTGACGGGGTCGGTGGCAGTGTCGAGGGAGGCCGCGCGGCACCTCTTCGGCCATCCTCGACTTGGCGAATCATCACGAATTGGTAACATGGACGTCTAG
- a CDS encoding UDP-glucose dehydrogenase family protein, whose translation MSERISVIGTGYLGATHAAGMAELGHEVIGVDVDAEKIERLSRGEVPFYEPGLPELLRKHVESGRLRFTTDIREAAEFADVHFIGVGTPQLKSGYGADMVYVDAAIDALAPLLTRPSVILGKSTVPVGTAARLAARVRELAPVGDDAQLGWNPEFLREGFAVEDTLRPDRLVLGVDPVQPGRIEEVARRVYADALARETPIVVTDLATAELVKVSANAFLATKISFINAVAEVCDATGADVKDLADAIGYDDRIGRKFLGAGLGFGGGCLPKDIRAFMARAGELGVDQALTFLREVDAVNLRRRQHVVELAEREVGGSLVGARIAVLGAAFKPDSDDVRDSPALDVAGQLHLAGAHVRVHDPEGMVNAARVWPTLDFAESPQGAVQDADLVILATEWRQFRDLDPEEVGRLVAHRRIIDGRNCLPAERWIAAGWTYRGLGRHSG comes from the coding sequence ATGTCAGAACGCATCTCCGTCATTGGCACCGGCTACCTCGGAGCCACCCACGCCGCAGGAATGGCCGAGTTGGGTCATGAGGTGATCGGGGTCGACGTCGACGCCGAGAAGATCGAGCGGCTGAGTCGCGGCGAGGTGCCGTTCTATGAGCCTGGCCTGCCCGAGCTGCTCCGCAAGCACGTCGAGTCCGGGAGGCTGCGCTTCACGACGGACATCCGCGAGGCCGCGGAGTTCGCCGACGTCCACTTCATCGGCGTCGGCACCCCGCAGCTCAAGAGCGGCTACGGCGCGGACATGGTCTATGTCGATGCAGCGATCGACGCTCTCGCGCCGCTGCTCACGCGACCCTCCGTCATCCTGGGCAAGTCGACCGTGCCCGTGGGAACGGCCGCACGGCTCGCCGCACGGGTGCGTGAGTTGGCTCCCGTCGGCGATGACGCCCAGCTGGGGTGGAACCCGGAGTTCCTGCGCGAGGGGTTCGCCGTCGAGGACACTCTGCGTCCCGACCGGCTCGTCCTGGGAGTGGACCCGGTCCAGCCTGGGCGGATCGAAGAGGTGGCCCGACGCGTGTATGCGGACGCCCTCGCACGGGAGACGCCGATCGTCGTGACGGATCTGGCGACTGCCGAACTCGTGAAGGTCTCCGCGAACGCCTTCCTCGCGACCAAGATCTCGTTCATCAACGCCGTCGCCGAGGTATGCGATGCGACCGGCGCGGATGTGAAGGACCTGGCGGACGCGATCGGATACGACGACCGCATCGGCCGGAAGTTCCTGGGCGCCGGTCTGGGTTTCGGAGGCGGCTGCCTGCCGAAGGACATCCGGGCCTTCATGGCGCGCGCAGGCGAACTCGGGGTCGATCAGGCGCTGACGTTCCTGCGCGAGGTGGACGCCGTCAATCTGCGGCGTCGCCAGCACGTGGTCGAGCTCGCGGAGCGGGAAGTCGGCGGAAGCCTGGTCGGCGCGCGCATCGCGGTCCTGGGTGCGGCCTTCAAGCCCGACAGCGACGATGTGCGGGACTCGCCGGCTCTCGACGTCGCCGGCCAGCTGCACCTCGCTGGGGCACACGTCCGGGTCCATGACCCCGAGGGCATGGTCAACGCCGCGCGCGTGTGGCCCACGCTCGACTTCGCTGAGTCGCCGCAAGGCGCGGTCCAGGACGCCGACCTGGTGATCCTCGCGACCGAGTGGCGCCAGTTCCGCGACCTCGATCCCGAGGAGGTGGGACGCCTGGTGGCTCACCGCCGCATCATCGACGGCCGCAACTGCCTCCCCGCTGAGCGATGGATTGCGGCAGGCTGGACGTACCGGGGGTTGGGACGGCACTCGGGTTGA
- the manA gene encoding mannose-6-phosphate isomerase, class I produces MHRITPALRDYAWGTTDDIPRLLGIDPTGGPVAEAWWGGHRDAPSLANVGGDLIGLDSLIAADRDSWLGTDAASRWDGRLPFLLKVLAIARPLSIQVHPDLEQARAGFERERTRDSDAPRDFHDAWHKPEMVVALTPMTVLAGVRPIDDLRADLDALGTAGAARLAAALSGDVSDFISLALTGGGDEETLAALAARGRSAPAGSSLRVSADALGEFPGDAGALVALALNVVQLRPGDAAYTGAGVLHSYQSGVGIEVMANSDNVVRAGLTPKHVDVPLLLELASTSPAPVARPQVMQDGPVTTYLTQSDEFALTVVSDGRVEIPAGPRVALVVEGEASISCDDASERLACGQAVVAGHSDGTMRVSGHGMTVIAHLPQSSPRLGAAVS; encoded by the coding sequence ATGCACCGAATCACGCCTGCACTCCGCGATTACGCCTGGGGAACGACAGACGACATTCCGCGCCTCCTGGGCATCGATCCGACAGGCGGGCCCGTGGCAGAGGCGTGGTGGGGCGGGCACCGAGACGCGCCCTCGTTGGCGAATGTCGGGGGAGACCTGATCGGCCTCGACTCGCTCATCGCGGCCGACCGTGACTCGTGGCTCGGCACTGACGCGGCATCCCGATGGGACGGGCGCCTGCCGTTCCTCCTGAAGGTCCTGGCGATCGCGCGGCCATTGTCGATCCAGGTGCATCCCGACCTCGAGCAGGCACGGGCCGGCTTCGAGCGCGAGCGCACCCGCGATTCCGATGCCCCACGGGACTTCCATGACGCATGGCACAAGCCGGAGATGGTCGTCGCGCTCACGCCGATGACGGTGCTTGCCGGCGTACGCCCGATCGACGACCTTCGCGCGGATCTCGACGCGCTCGGCACGGCTGGTGCGGCTCGGCTCGCCGCGGCGCTCTCCGGCGATGTGTCGGACTTCATCTCTCTCGCGCTCACCGGAGGCGGGGATGAGGAGACGCTCGCCGCTCTCGCAGCACGCGGCCGCTCGGCGCCTGCGGGTTCGTCCTTGCGCGTGAGCGCCGATGCGCTGGGCGAGTTCCCCGGTGATGCCGGTGCGCTCGTGGCGCTCGCACTCAATGTCGTCCAGCTGCGTCCGGGGGACGCCGCCTACACCGGAGCGGGAGTTCTTCACAGCTACCAGTCGGGCGTAGGGATCGAGGTCATGGCGAACTCCGACAACGTGGTTCGCGCCGGGCTCACTCCCAAGCACGTCGACGTCCCGCTCCTCCTCGAGCTCGCGTCGACGTCTCCTGCGCCCGTCGCACGCCCCCAGGTGATGCAGGACGGGCCCGTGACCACCTACCTGACCCAGTCGGACGAGTTCGCGCTCACGGTGGTCAGCGACGGTCGGGTGGAGATCCCCGCAGGTCCGCGCGTCGCGCTCGTGGTCGAGGGGGAGGCGTCCATCTCATGCGACGACGCGAGCGAACGGCTGGCGTGCGGGCAGGCCGTCGTCGCGGGCCACAGCGACGGGACGATGCGCGTGAGCGGCCATGGAATGACAGTGATCGCGCACCTTCCCCAGAGTTCACCAAGACTCGGTGCGGCGGTATCGTAG
- the serC gene encoding phosphoserine transaminase, which produces MSPELVIPADLLPRDGRFGSGPSRVRDAQVQAIVDSQPRILGTSHRQAPVKDLVGAVRAGLSAFYSLPDGYEVILGNGGSTSFWDAATFSLVERRAQHCAFGEFGAKFAKATASAPFLEDSDVIEAPAGDIAVPRPSEGIDVYAWPHNETSTGAMAPAVRPDGIGDALTVIDGTSAAGGLTLDVTQADVYYFAPQKSFGSDGGLWLALVSPAAIERIGRIAASDRWIPATLDLATALENSRANQTLNTPAVATLVMMAEQLRWLNENGGMAFATGRTSESARRIYQWADAAEYAETFVTRTSARSSVVATVDLLPSVDSSVLRTILRRQGVVDIDPYRKLGRNQIRVGMFPAVDPDDVSALTSSIDWIVERLRT; this is translated from the coding sequence ATGTCGCCAGAACTCGTCATTCCCGCCGACCTCCTGCCTCGCGACGGCCGCTTCGGGTCGGGCCCGTCGCGCGTGCGAGACGCACAGGTCCAGGCCATCGTCGACTCGCAGCCGCGCATACTCGGCACCTCACACCGCCAGGCGCCGGTCAAAGACCTCGTCGGTGCGGTGCGCGCCGGTCTGAGCGCGTTCTACTCGCTGCCCGACGGCTACGAGGTGATCCTCGGCAATGGCGGCTCGACATCGTTCTGGGATGCGGCCACGTTCTCGTTGGTCGAGAGGCGTGCCCAGCACTGCGCCTTCGGAGAGTTCGGCGCGAAGTTCGCCAAGGCCACCGCGTCCGCGCCCTTCTTGGAGGACTCCGATGTGATCGAGGCTCCTGCGGGCGACATCGCCGTTCCCCGACCCTCCGAGGGGATCGACGTCTACGCATGGCCCCATAACGAGACCTCCACAGGCGCCATGGCACCGGCCGTGCGTCCGGACGGAATCGGCGACGCTCTCACCGTGATCGACGGCACATCGGCGGCGGGCGGACTGACGCTCGACGTGACCCAGGCCGACGTCTACTACTTCGCCCCCCAGAAGAGCTTCGGCTCCGACGGTGGGCTGTGGCTCGCTCTGGTGTCACCCGCTGCCATCGAGCGCATCGGACGGATCGCCGCGTCCGACCGCTGGATCCCCGCGACGCTGGACCTCGCCACCGCGCTGGAGAACTCCCGCGCCAACCAGACCCTCAACACCCCCGCCGTCGCCACGCTGGTCATGATGGCTGAGCAGCTCCGGTGGCTGAATGAGAACGGCGGCATGGCGTTCGCCACCGGACGCACCAGCGAGTCGGCTCGCCGCATTTATCAGTGGGCGGATGCCGCTGAATACGCTGAGACCTTTGTCACAAGGACTTCTGCACGCTCCTCCGTCGTGGCTACTGTCGACCTGCTCCCCTCGGTGGATTCGTCCGTTCTGCGCACGATTCTCCGCCGTCAGGGGGTCGTGGATATCGATCCGTACCGCAAGCTCGGGCGCAACCAGATCCGTGTCGGAATGTTCCCGGCCGTCGATCCGGACGACGTCTCCGCGCTCACGAGCAGCATCGACTGGATAGTGGAGAGATTGAGGACATGA